Proteins encoded together in one Gemmatimonadetes bacterium T265 window:
- the rimI gene encoding ribosomal-protein-alanine acetyltransferase — translation MTSPRNVVVRAASARDIDEVAALEQVAFSDPWSRTAFAQLVANPAVLFLVARQLDPGGPDPLLGYVAAWFAADESEIANLAVAPTARGRGVGATLLDAALAEVIRRNAAMTYLEVRESNVVARRLYASRGFTELGRRRKYYQRPIEDALVLGRPTTVATPA, via the coding sequence TTGACGTCTCCCCGCAACGTGGTCGTACGCGCGGCGAGCGCCCGCGACATCGACGAGGTCGCGGCACTCGAACAGGTCGCGTTCTCCGACCCGTGGAGCCGGACCGCGTTCGCGCAACTCGTTGCAAACCCGGCCGTCCTCTTCCTCGTCGCGCGGCAGCTCGACCCGGGCGGGCCCGATCCACTCCTCGGGTATGTGGCCGCGTGGTTCGCCGCCGACGAATCGGAAATCGCCAATCTCGCGGTCGCGCCGACCGCACGAGGCCGCGGGGTCGGCGCGACACTCCTCGACGCGGCGCTCGCGGAGGTGATCCGCCGGAACGCGGCGATGACGTACCTCGAGGTGCGTGAGTCGAACGTCGTCGCCCGGCGCCTCTACGCATCGCGCGGCTTCACCGAGCTCGGCCGTCGGCGCAAGTACTACCAGCGCCCGATCGAAGACGCACTCGTCCTCGGTCGTCCGACGACCGTCGCTACACCGGCGTAG
- a CDS encoding UDP-glucose 4-epimerase, protein MATRALVTGGAGFIGSHVADLCLSNGCEVTVLDNFATGRRENVPSAATLHEASVTDAAARALVRDGNFDVVFHLAAQIDVRKSVTDPVFDATQNVLGSLNVLEGVRDAKANTGRAPRVVFASTGGALYGDFVTPPNVETYAKDPESPYGIAKLSVELYMGYYARQHGLDCVALRYANVYGPRQDPHGEAGVVAIFCDRILDGRAMTTFGDGSQTRDYVFVKDVARANWRAATIALPPVGPLDARAFNIGTGIETSVNDLAQQLKAAAGSETPVEHAPARAGEIQRSALVIDKARDVLGWTPQVALHDGLRETFEFFAARRAAPATAAA, encoded by the coding sequence ATGGCCACACGCGCGCTCGTCACCGGCGGAGCCGGCTTCATCGGTTCCCACGTCGCCGACCTCTGCCTCTCGAATGGCTGCGAGGTCACCGTGCTGGACAACTTCGCCACGGGACGCCGCGAGAACGTCCCGTCCGCGGCGACCCTCCACGAGGCGAGCGTGACCGACGCGGCCGCGCGCGCACTCGTCCGGGACGGCAACTTCGACGTCGTCTTCCACCTCGCCGCACAGATCGACGTCCGCAAGAGCGTCACCGATCCGGTGTTCGACGCGACGCAAAACGTCCTCGGCTCGCTGAACGTGCTCGAGGGCGTCCGCGACGCGAAGGCGAACACGGGACGGGCCCCGCGAGTCGTCTTCGCGAGCACGGGCGGCGCGCTCTACGGCGACTTCGTCACGCCGCCCAACGTCGAGACGTACGCCAAGGATCCTGAATCGCCGTACGGCATCGCGAAGCTCAGCGTCGAGCTGTACATGGGCTACTACGCCCGCCAGCACGGACTCGACTGCGTCGCACTCCGCTACGCGAACGTCTACGGCCCGCGGCAGGACCCGCACGGCGAGGCCGGCGTCGTCGCGATCTTCTGCGACCGCATCCTCGACGGCCGCGCGATGACGACGTTCGGCGACGGCTCGCAGACGCGAGACTACGTGTTCGTCAAGGACGTCGCGCGCGCGAACTGGCGCGCCGCGACGATCGCGCTCCCGCCGGTCGGACCGCTCGACGCGCGCGCGTTCAACATCGGGACGGGCATCGAAACGTCGGTCAACGACCTCGCGCAACAGCTCAAGGCCGCCGCCGGCAGCGAGACCCCGGTCGAACACGCGCCGGCCCGCGCGGGCGAGATCCAGCGCAGCGCGCTCGTCATCGACAAGGCGCGCGACGTCCTCGGCTGGACCCCGCAGGTCGCACTGCACGACGGACTCCGCGAGACGTTCGAGTTCTTTGCGGCCCGGCGCGCCGCCCCCGCAACGGCGGCTGCCTAA
- the exbB-3 gene encoding biopolymer transporter ExbB: MRPGAPPPQRRLPNDARMSGSVVDLVLAGSPATRAVLVLLLVLSLLSWGVMFAKTVEFRRVEAAGRAFVRSVEAASSLAGAEDAASRATPTPFTDVFGRARRFLAETRPALGGTAERAPRLSQSQVEALRLVLDAEADLGRDRLGRFVGWLATIGSVSPLIGLFGTVLGVISAFAGIARQGSGNLAAVAPGVAEALVATAAALAVAIPAVFAYNVFASRLNRVAGELDGFGSELVALLVREERI, from the coding sequence TTGCGGCCCGGCGCGCCGCCCCCGCAACGGCGGCTGCCTAACGACGCGCGCATGTCCGGCAGTGTCGTCGACCTCGTGCTGGCCGGCTCGCCGGCCACGCGCGCGGTGCTGGTCCTCCTGCTCGTACTGTCCCTGCTCAGTTGGGGCGTGATGTTCGCGAAGACGGTCGAGTTCCGCCGCGTCGAGGCGGCCGGGCGCGCCTTCGTGCGCTCGGTCGAAGCCGCGTCGTCGCTCGCCGGTGCGGAAGACGCGGCGTCGCGCGCGACGCCGACGCCGTTCACCGACGTGTTCGGCCGCGCCCGCCGCTTCCTCGCCGAAACTCGCCCGGCCCTGGGCGGCACGGCGGAGCGCGCGCCGCGCCTCAGCCAGTCTCAGGTCGAGGCGCTCCGACTCGTCCTCGACGCCGAAGCCGACCTCGGCCGCGACCGGCTCGGCCGCTTCGTGGGCTGGCTCGCGACGATCGGTTCGGTGAGCCCGCTCATCGGCCTCTTCGGCACCGTACTCGGCGTCATCTCGGCGTTCGCCGGCATCGCGCGCCAGGGCTCGGGCAACCTCGCCGCCGTCGCGCCCGGCGTGGCCGAAGCGCTCGTCGCGACCGCGGCGGCGCTCGCCGTCGCGATCCCGGCGGTGTTCGCGTACAACGTGTTCGCCTCGCGCCTCAACCGCGTCGCCGGCGAACTCGACGGCTTCGGGTCCGAACTCGTCGCCCTCCTCGTGCGCGAAGAGCGCATCTGA
- a CDS encoding protein TolR: MAARRRRERAPLNADINVVSLIDVMMLLMIIFMLTAPMMQGGVDVALPRAAARPLTTRSGVTVTLARDGRSYVDDAPVAPDRLAPTLAARADARQGGVFLRADSGVSYGAVVRVLAGLRAAGLENVGLVATTDPGS, from the coding sequence GTGGCAGCGCGACGACGGCGCGAGCGGGCGCCGCTCAACGCAGACATCAACGTCGTCAGCCTCATCGACGTCATGATGCTGCTGATGATCATCTTCATGCTCACGGCGCCCATGATGCAGGGCGGGGTCGACGTCGCACTGCCACGCGCCGCCGCGCGACCGCTCACGACACGCTCCGGCGTGACCGTGACGCTCGCGCGCGACGGCCGCAGTTACGTCGACGACGCCCCGGTCGCCCCCGACCGCCTCGCGCCAACCCTCGCGGCACGCGCCGACGCGCGCCAGGGCGGCGTGTTCCTACGCGCCGACAGCGGCGTGTCATACGGTGCCGTCGTGCGCGTCCTCGCGGGACTGCGCGCGGCAGGCCTCGAGAACGTCGGACTGGTCGCGACGACCGACCCGGGCTCGTGA